One Faecalicatena sp. Marseille-Q4148 DNA window includes the following coding sequences:
- a CDS encoding phage capsid protein — translation MFDGFKRFWKGLMQMFGHTTLRQIVGKDIALSDNMINAINQWKQMLNGQADWITDSIVSLGIEEGICREFADCALVEMETGVSNERLDKIYQKNIASLNENLQEGLALGSFVLKPLGGAAAEFVSADKIIPISFGDDGKPNDIAFLTVKRVGDADYFIRFERHYFVNGNLTIENRCFHSQTANDIGLPCSLEAVEEWANIEPGPITYPGMSRMDFGYYRNPIKNKVDGSSCGVSVYDSAVDLIRKADVQGARLDWEYESGERAIHVDNRALKQDKSTGRTGMAKLRNRLYRGLNLEAGKDQELLKEYSPEMRDEAFKRGLEEYKREIEFSVGLAYGDLSDVQEVAKTATEIKASKNRKYNRVTAIQNNLYDCLEDFVAGLAFYNSMLNSGYEFSCKFNDSILTDEEAERQQDRQDVSMGVMSHLEYRMKWYNEDEATAKKMLPEQNQVME, via the coding sequence ATGTTTGATGGATTTAAAAGATTTTGGAAAGGATTAATGCAGATGTTTGGACATACAACATTAAGGCAGATTGTCGGCAAAGACATTGCACTTTCTGACAACATGATCAATGCGATAAACCAATGGAAGCAAATGTTGAATGGACAGGCTGACTGGATTACGGATAGCATTGTTTCTCTCGGCATTGAAGAAGGGATCTGTAGAGAATTTGCAGACTGCGCATTGGTGGAAATGGAAACCGGTGTAAGCAATGAGCGTCTGGATAAGATATATCAGAAAAATATTGCAAGTCTGAATGAAAATCTGCAGGAAGGACTTGCACTTGGTTCTTTTGTGTTGAAACCGCTTGGCGGAGCTGCTGCCGAATTTGTTTCTGCGGATAAAATTATCCCTATTAGCTTTGGGGATGATGGAAAGCCGAATGATATCGCATTTCTGACTGTAAAAAGGGTTGGGGATGCAGATTATTTCATCCGGTTTGAGCGCCATTATTTTGTAAATGGGAATCTGACGATAGAAAATCGGTGTTTCCATTCGCAAACAGCAAATGACATTGGTCTTCCGTGCAGCTTAGAAGCTGTGGAAGAATGGGCGAATATTGAGCCGGGTCCGATTACTTATCCCGGTATGAGCCGAATGGACTTCGGGTATTATCGGAATCCGATTAAAAACAAGGTGGACGGCTCTTCTTGTGGCGTGTCGGTGTATGATTCCGCGGTGGATTTGATTCGAAAAGCGGATGTTCAGGGCGCGCGCCTTGATTGGGAATATGAATCAGGAGAGCGCGCTATCCATGTGGACAATAGGGCACTGAAACAGGATAAGTCTACCGGAAGAACTGGAATGGCAAAACTAAGAAATCGCCTTTACCGTGGATTGAACTTGGAAGCTGGAAAAGACCAAGAACTTCTTAAGGAATATTCGCCGGAAATGCGGGACGAAGCTTTTAAACGCGGATTGGAAGAGTACAAACGAGAAATTGAATTTTCTGTCGGGCTTGCTTACGGAGACCTATCAGATGTGCAGGAAGTAGCGAAGACAGCCACAGAGATTAAAGCATCCAAGAACCGGAAATACAACAGAGTAACAGCAATCCAGAATAATCTATACGATTGCCTGGAAGACTTTGTTGCCGGACTTGCGTTTTACAACAGCATGTTAAATTCGGGTTATGAATTCTCCTGCAAGTTTAACGATTCCATTCTGACGGATGAGGAGGCAGAACGGCAGCAGGACAGACAGGATGTGAGCATGGGCGTGATGTCGCATCTCGAATACCGGATGAAATGGTACAACGAGGATGAAGCAACAGCAAAGAAGATGCTGCCGGAGCAAAACCAAGTGATGGAGTAG
- a CDS encoding phage minor capsid protein — protein MREDYKKQLSSQIEKHYLDLELMILEDIVRRIKKAGKITSTADWQINRLKIIGYSSEDIEKMIKKTLNLSYPEVFELYDKVIESEYVRNKDIYEQVNAEFIPYEENKELQQLTDGLIQQSNEELRNITQSMGFYVDYGNGKLVMTPLADVYQKYLDQAIMGVVYGTFDYNTMIRKVVTQLTNSGLRTIDYASGWHNRVDVAARRAVMTGVSQLTGKISDMNAEKLGTEHFEVAWHPGARPSHAVWQGKVWSKKELVTVCGLGTGPGLLGWNCYHEYYPFVKGISERNWTDEWLAEQNRKENTPKTFNGKEYTLYEAKQQQRKMETAMRAQREKVVLLKQGGADKDDVMLARIKYQGQLGEYTRFCKRMGLVQERERIYYDMRGRIAPRFRK, from the coding sequence TTGAGAGAGGATTACAAAAAGCAACTGTCAAGCCAAATTGAGAAGCATTACCTTGATTTAGAACTGATGATTCTGGAAGACATTGTGCGGCGGATTAAAAAAGCCGGCAAGATTACAAGCACAGCAGACTGGCAGATTAACAGGCTTAAGATTATCGGGTATTCTTCGGAAGACATCGAAAAAATGATAAAGAAAACCTTGAATCTGTCTTATCCGGAAGTATTTGAACTATACGATAAGGTAATTGAATCGGAATATGTCCGGAACAAAGATATCTACGAGCAAGTAAACGCTGAATTCATTCCCTACGAAGAAAATAAGGAATTGCAGCAGCTTACAGACGGGCTTATCCAACAGAGCAATGAAGAACTCCGTAATATTACACAGTCGATGGGATTTTATGTGGATTACGGGAACGGCAAGCTTGTAATGACGCCATTGGCAGATGTCTACCAAAAATATCTCGATCAAGCGATTATGGGTGTGGTTTACGGTACATTTGATTACAATACCATGATTCGAAAAGTAGTCACGCAATTGACGAACAGCGGACTCCGTACAATTGATTATGCGTCTGGTTGGCATAACAGAGTGGATGTGGCAGCAAGAAGAGCAGTTATGACGGGCGTTTCACAGCTTACCGGGAAAATCTCCGATATGAACGCAGAGAAGCTTGGAACGGAGCATTTTGAGGTTGCGTGGCATCCCGGGGCGCGTCCTTCTCATGCGGTATGGCAGGGAAAAGTTTGGAGCAAGAAAGAACTGGTTACGGTGTGTGGGCTTGGTACCGGTCCCGGATTGCTTGGTTGGAACTGCTACCATGAATATTATCCCTTTGTAAAAGGCATTTCCGAGCGCAACTGGACAGATGAATGGCTCGCAGAGCAGAACCGCAAGGAAAACACGCCTAAGACTTTTAATGGCAAGGAATACACCTTATACGAAGCCAAACAGCAACAGAGAAAAATGGAAACTGCTATGAGGGCGCAGCGTGAAAAAGTAGTACTTTTGAAGCAGGGAGGAGCTGACAAAGACGATGTAATGCTTGCCAGAATAAAGTATCAGGGGCAGCTTGGAGAGTACACAAGATTCTGCAAGCGAATGGGACTTGTGCAAGAAAGAGAACGTATCTATTACGATATGCGAGGAAGAATAGCGCCGAGGTTTAGAAAATAA
- a CDS encoding phage scaffolding protein produces the protein MKTEFLKGLGLEQDVIDKIMAENGKDIAAEKAKTTKAEGERDNYKGQLATATESLEKFKDVDPAAMQGEIDKLNQQLKDKDAEYAAKEADRIFSDTIKEAIKTAGGRNEKAVMAMLDMEALKESKNQSEDIKKALETVKESDAYLFGSDEPFKNAVGATGGGTDIGGDNLSAIRAAMGLPAATNK, from the coding sequence ATGAAAACAGAATTTTTAAAAGGTCTTGGATTGGAACAGGATGTTATTGATAAAATCATGGCTGAAAATGGGAAGGACATTGCCGCTGAAAAGGCGAAAACCACTAAAGCCGAGGGAGAACGCGACAATTACAAAGGGCAGCTTGCGACAGCAACAGAATCTTTGGAAAAGTTTAAAGACGTAGACCCGGCAGCTATGCAGGGAGAAATTGACAAGCTTAATCAGCAGTTGAAGGACAAAGACGCTGAGTATGCTGCAAAAGAAGCAGATCGTATCTTTTCCGACACAATCAAAGAAGCAATCAAGACAGCCGGCGGAAGAAACGAAAAAGCAGTGATGGCTATGCTTGATATGGAAGCCCTGAAAGAATCTAAAAACCAGTCTGAGGACATTAAAAAAGCATTGGAAACCGTAAAGGAATCTGATGCTTATTTATTTGGTTCTGACGAGCCATTTAAAAACGCAGTCGGAGCGACAGGAGGCGGAACTGATATCGGAGGAGACAATCTTTCCGCGATCAGAGCAGCTATGGGGCTTCCGGCAGCAACTAATAAATAA